The Rhodopseudomonas julia DNA segment GGCCGTGCCGATCGAAGAGCTCGACAAGCCCTGGGGCGTTTTCATGACCGGCATGGCCTATCGCTGGCAAGCCGACGGCAAGCTCGTCGAGCTCGAAAAGAAGTGGGGCGTGAAGCCGTCCGATTGGCTCGCCGAACAGCACAAGCGTCTCGAATGGGACGAAAGCTACCTCGACGGCCAATAAGAGCCTGTGTCCGAGCCAAGGAAAGTCAGTCTTAATTGCAGGGCATAAGCTTGTTCAGCCTCATCGCACCGTTGTTCCAGCGTCTCTACGACGAGACGGGTCTCAACTTCATCATCTTCTACGATCGCTATGAATACGACCGCTTCGTCTCCGGAATTGCGATTTCGCTGCAGCTCATTTTCTGGTCCATTCTGCTTTCCCTTGTCATCGGGGTTTTGGGCGCGTGGGTGCAGACCTCGCGCTCGAGACTTCTGAGGGGCGTCGTCAACGGCTACATCCAGCTCTTCCGCAACACGCCGCCCCTCATCCAACTCCTGTTCTTCTATTTCGGCCTCGGCGCCTTCACGCCTCAGGTCGATATGGGCGGCTATTACGCGCCGCTCATCTCCTCCTTCAGCTGGGCGATCCTGTCGCTCGGCATTTTCGGCGGCGCCTTCAACGTCGAGATCTTCCGGTCGGGCATCGAGGCGGTGCCGAAATCGACGGCGGAAGCCGCGGAAAGCCTGTGCTTCTCGCGCTGGCAGACCTACGCCTACGTCACCCTGCCTCTCGCCTTCCGCATCAGCCTGCCGGCGCTCACCAACAACCTCGTCAGCCTCGCGAAGACGACCTCGCTCGCCTACGTGATCTCGGTTCCGGAGATGACCTACACGCTCAACCAGGTCTGGTCGGACAACATCAACGTGCCGGAGATGATGCTCGTCCTCTTCCTCTTCTACGTCATTATCGTCAGCCTGATCGCGGCCGGGCTCCACTGGCTCGAGAAACGACTGGCGCTGCCGGGATACGGACGATGAAAACAGCCCGGCCCTTCCGCATCGACGCCGAAACCCTCTCGGCCTTCCTGCCCAGTCGCTCGATCCGCGGCTGGCACGGCCTCGTCCTCGTCGGCATCTTTCTCGCAAGTCTCGCGGCGGCGCAGGCTCAAGGCCTCGCAGCGCCCCAGACACCCTCCGCCATTGCCACACTCATCGCGTGGATGCCCTTCATCCTGAAAGGCTTCGTCCTCAATCTCGTGATGAGCTTCCTGGCGATGGGGATAGCGACGGTGCTCGGGATTGCGCTCGGCATGCTCCAGCTCAGCCATAGCCGCCTTGTGCGCGCACCGGCCTGGATCATCACGCATCTCTTCCGCAATTCGCCCTGGCTCGTCATCCTCTTCGTCGTCATGCTCCTCGTCCCCTTCGAAGTGGAGCTGCCGGGCGGACGGAACGTCATCCTCTCCGACTGGATCAAGGCGACGATCGCCTTCTCGCTGCCGGTGATGGCGAATATCAGCGAGATCGTGCGCGGCGCCATCGTCTCCATTCCGCGCGGGCAGTGGGAATCAGCTGAGAGCCTCGCCTTCACCCGCGGCCAGACGCTGCG contains these protein-coding regions:
- a CDS encoding amino acid ABC transporter permease; this translates as MKTARPFRIDAETLSAFLPSRSIRGWHGLVLVGIFLASLAAAQAQGLAAPQTPSAIATLIAWMPFILKGFVLNLVMSFLAMGIATVLGIALGMLQLSHSRLVRAPAWIITHLFRNSPWLVILFVVMLLVPFEVELPGGRNVILSDWIKATIAFSLPVMANISEIVRGAIVSIPRGQWESAESLAFTRGQTLRWIILPQCVKRAIPPWMNWYALLAMATPMASILGVREAVGNAQAAMEAAGARPELLVPFYLFLLLLFFAYIYPISIWTRAIERKYAVET
- a CDS encoding amino acid ABC transporter permease; this translates as MFSLIAPLFQRLYDETGLNFIIFYDRYEYDRFVSGIAISLQLIFWSILLSLVIGVLGAWVQTSRSRLLRGVVNGYIQLFRNTPPLIQLLFFYFGLGAFTPQVDMGGYYAPLISSFSWAILSLGIFGGAFNVEIFRSGIEAVPKSTAEAAESLCFSRWQTYAYVTLPLAFRISLPALTNNLVSLAKTTSLAYVISVPEMTYTLNQVWSDNINVPEMMLVLFLFYVIIVSLIAAGLHWLEKRLALPGYGR